One segment of Schistocerca cancellata isolate TAMUIC-IGC-003103 chromosome 2, iqSchCanc2.1, whole genome shotgun sequence DNA contains the following:
- the LOC126148004 gene encoding asialoglycoprotein receptor 1-like, with the protein MLVDINDRDDEGVFVTGTGRRLSDIEFHDWLPGQPDDGGGGAGAGEDCVALHSHGFLADVSCELPLRYVCEWLP; encoded by the exons ATGCTGGTCGACATCAACGACCGCGACGACGAGGGAGTCTTCGTCACCGGCACGG GACGGCGCCTGTCGGACATCGAGTTCCACGACTGGCTGCCCGGGCAGCCGGACGACGGGGGTGGCGGTGCCGGCGCCGGAGAGGACTGCGTGGCGCTGCACTCGCACGGCTTCCTGGCCGACGTGTCCTGCGAGCTGCCGCTGCGCTACGTCTGCGAGTGGCTGCCGTGA